In the genome of Nymphaea colorata isolate Beijing-Zhang1983 chromosome 9, ASM883128v2, whole genome shotgun sequence, one region contains:
- the LOC116260694 gene encoding uncharacterized protein LOC116260694 gives MMGDKGGESQMKKHSSSSSKDPPKETTGEIVVVSTEQQVYENPNPNPNPNPNPNPNPKRIRYGTGQWKPVNPPPPPPPPPPSSSPQFQNQPPASSSPATSHHQPLPATADSSSPATSTPSHSPRPSFSAASDQHHTSNPDHYFQLRKGKYVSPVWKPNEMLWLARAWRVQYSGVGGESQEGSGEIVPSGRGKSRAEKDKEVADFLNSHGVNRDAKTAGTKWDNMLGEFRKVYEWERGPEREQVGKSYFRLSPYERKIHRLPASFDEEVYEELSQFMGLRTRASQATRASSLGRGGGATTTSTTAEPFREHLSYKPDMVRTSRDDSSSGAVMRQLAGVAGGETSMAPGMGLPKLAGESPEQGCGGRELRRIGKVRMTWEESVNLWAEEGEYQKGRLRVEGLSFLNAEELTFLDDSMVASSIETFEEGPLRGFSVDRFLCGQQIKVFGRRRSSSSGSGERIQQPLPEPFIRSIPPLEYQDRTDYYVGCLRVPTTSTLPSLLELSWHLQEPPPEEFRFPLRREVFRDLPPGKELFFTPSSDLDSRSFVYEIVGPLIRPSTTATTITRDSFIPLWDDCVNRIISRLCILDILLIRKPTTTTAISAPSSSFSETVQDQWPNVTGFVKNLCLWRGEETDQVREGGPNPSSTILDKLLWTFGDLPYLLGYHAVGHTVTFCALSRSQDRTTRTDLLNVDLSTPSERIKALVPCWRISNLLPLLADHCCSKHTGSCCFSDYQRLERGRGKVVEIMPTIVKRIFPNRRRWSAMKEIYDFLDHRVPHAEYLCAASESELALVFKPRGCGAKPTSVEQLVEALKFVTKALVALHDMCFMHRDLGWENVRRRVDREEWFIVDFEDAIGSPQIYPHSVSGVSHAPEMSRGVHGVKVDVWGVGHLIRTSGVSVPQHHLLKDLQNRCLEQNPEQRPTAADCYHHLLQLQSSLGGAF, from the exons ATGATGGGAGATAAAGGAGGAGAAAgtcagatgaagaagcactcgtcatcatcatcaaagGACCCACCGAAAGAAACAACAGGAGAGATTGTGGTTGTATCCACAGAACAGCAAGTTTATGAAAATCCTAACCCTAATCCCAACCCTAACCCCAATCCCAATCCCAATCCGAAGAGAATCAGATACGGAACTGGGCAATGGAAGCCAGTCAACCCCCCGCCGCCgcccccaccaccaccaccgtcaAGCTCACCACAGTTCCAAAATCAACCTCCGGCGTCCTCATCACCGGCCACTTCCCACCACCAACCTCTGCCCGCTACGGCTGACTCTTCGTCCCCCGCAACCTCCACTCCGTCTCATTCCCCTCGGCCTTCCTTCTCCGCCGCCTCCGACCAACACCACACGTCCAACCCGGATCACTACTTCCAGCTGCGCAAGGGGAAGTACGTGAGCCCAGTGTGGAAGCCTAATGAGATGCTGTGGCTGGCGAGAGCTTGGCGAGTACAGTACTCCGGCGTCGGCGGGGAGAGCCAGGAGGGCAGCGGCGAGATCGTGCCGTCGGGGAGGGGTAAGAGCCGGGCGGAGAAGGACAAGGAGGTGGCGGACTTCCTCAACAGCCATGGCGTGAACCGTGACGCCAAGACGGCGGGGACCAAATGGGACAACATGCTGGGGGAGTTCAGAAAGGTGTACGAGTGGGAGAGAGGACCGGAAAGGGAGCAGGTGGGAAAGAGCTACTTCAGGCTCTCCCCTTACGAGAGAAAGATACACAGGCTGCCGGCCTCTTTCGACGAAGAGGTTTACGAAGAGCTATCGCAATTCATGGGGCTCAGGACGAGGGCGTCTCAGGCTACACGAGCTTCATCTCTCGGCCGCGGCGGTGGCGCCACCACCACTTCTACCACTGCTGAACCTTTCAGAGAACACCTTTCTTACAAACCGGATATGGTCAGAACGAGCAGAGATGATTCATCATCAG GTGCAGTTATGCGGCAACTGGCGGGCGTGGCCGGCGGAGAGACGTCGATGGCGCCCGGAATGGGGCTTCCGAAGCTAGCGGGAGAGAGTCCAGAGCAGGGGTGCGGCGGGAGGGAGCTGAGGAGGATAGGGAAGGTAAGGATGACATGGGAGGAGTCGGTGAACCTTTGGGCGGAGGAAGGGGAGTACCAGAAGGGCAGGTTGAGGGTGGAGGGCCTCAGCTTCTTGAACGCGGAGGAGCTGACGTTCCTGGACGACTCCATGGTTGCCAGCAGCATCGAGACGTTCGAGGAAGGGCCTCTCAGAGGGTTCTCGGTGGACAGGTTCCTCTGTGGCCAGCAGATCAAGGTGTTTGGGCGACGGAGATCCTCCTCGTCCG GCAGCGGCGAAAGGATACAGCAGCCATTACCGGAGCCGTTCATCAGAT CGATTCCTCCATTAGAGTACCAAGATCGAACCGACTACTACGTGGGGTGCTTAAGAGTGCCAACAACATCGACTCTACCCAGCCTGCTTGAGCTATCATGGCACTTGCAGGAGCCACCGCCCGAGGAGTTCCGCTTCCCCTTGAGACGGGAGGTGTTTCGGGACCTCCCACCAGGCAAGGAGCTCTTCTTCACCCCTTCGTCGGACCTCGACTCTCGTTCATTCGTGTACGAGATAGTTGGCCCCCTGATCAGACCAAGCACCACGGCCACCACCATCACCAGAGATTCGTTCATCCCCCTATGGGACGACTGCGTCAACCGCATCATCTCTCGCCTCTGCATCCTCGACATTCTCCTCATCAGAAAGCcaaccaccaccaccgccataTCCGCGccgtcttcttccttctctgaGACCGTGCAGGACCAGTGGCCAAATGTAACAGGCTTCGTCAAGAACTTGTGCCTATGGCGAGGTGAGGAGACCGATCAAGTTCGAGAAGGTGGCCCCAATCCATCGTCAACCATACTGGACAAGCTCCTCTGGACTTTCGGCGACCTGCCCTACCTCCTGGGCTACCACGCCGTCGGCCACACCGTCACGTTTTGCGCGCTCAGCCGTTCCCAGGACCGAACCACCCGCACCGACCTTCTCAACGTCGACCTCTCCACACCATCAGAACGGATCAAGGCGTTGGTCCCTTGCTGGCGCATCTCCAATCTCCTCCCTCTCCTTGCCGACCACTGCTGCTCCAAGCACACTGGCTCGTGTTGCTTCAGCGACTACCAGAGgctggagagaggaagaggcaagGTGGTGGAGATAATGCCGACGATAGTGAAACGGATCTTCCCCAACAGGAGAAGGTGGTCGGCGATGAAAGAGATCTACGATTTCTTAGACCACAGGGTACCCCACGCCGAGTATCTGTGCGCAGCGTCGGAGAGTGAGCTGGCTCTGGTGTTCAAGCCCAGGGGATGCGGAGCTAAGCCGACGAGCGTGGAGCAGCTGGTGGAGGCGCTGAAGTTCGTGACGAAGGCGCTGGTGGCGCTGCACGATATGTGCTTCATGCACCGGGATTTGGGGTGGGAGAACGTGAGGAGGAGGGTGGACAGGGAGGAGTGGTTCATAGTGGACTTCGAGGACGCGATAGGGTCGCCGCAGATCTACCCTCACAGCGTCAGCGGGGTCAGCCATGCGCCGGAGATGTCGAGAGGGGTACACGGCGTGAAGGTGGACGTGTGGGGGGTGGGCCACCTCATCCGGACCAGCGGGGTGAGCGTCCCGCAGCACCACCTGCTCAAGGACCTGCAGAACCGCTGCCTCGAGCAGAATCCGGAGCAAAGGCCCACCGCCGCCGACTGCTACCACCACCTCCTCCAGCTCCAGTCCTCCCTCGGAGGGGCCTTCTGA
- the LOC116260528 gene encoding agamous-like MADS-box protein MADS3 has product MGRGRVELKRIENKINRQVTFSKRRNGLLKKAYELSVLCDAEVALIIFSSRGKLYEFGSAGMSKTLERYQRCNYNPLDNTTAARETQNWYQEVVKLKARYEALQRSQRHLLGEDLGPLSVKELQQLERQLETALSQARQRKTQIMMEQMDELRKKERHLGDVNKQLKSQLESEGHVFRSIQGSSSWESGVVVANSSFNVNAPQASQIDCEPTLQIGYHQFVPQDQNASIARSVAPENNFVQGWVL; this is encoded by the exons ATGGGGAGGGGGAGAGTCGAGTTGAAGAGGATAGAGAACAAGATAAATCGTCAGGTAACCTTCTCTAAGAGAAGGAATGGACTTCTGAAGAAGGCGTACGAGCTCTCTGTGTTGTGCGATGCTGAGGTTGCACTCATCATCTTCTCCAGCCGCGGAAAGCTCTACGAATTCGGGAGTGCTGG TATGAGCAAAACTCTTGAAAGGTACCAAAGATGCAACTACAACCCACTGGACAACACTACTGCTGCTCGCGAAACACAA AACTGGTACCAAGAAGTTGTGAAGTTGAAGGCCAGATACGAAGCTTTACAACGTTCCCAGAG GCATCTGCTGGGGGAAGATCTGGGCCCACTGAGTGTGAAGGAACTGCAACAACTTGAGAGGCAGCTTGAAACTGCACTCTCTCAAGCCAGGCAAAGAAAG ACACAGATAATGATGGAGCAAATGGATGAGCTGAGGAAAAAG GAGCGTCATCTTGGAGACGTAAACAAGCAGCTTAAAAGCCAG CTAGAATCAGAAGGCCATGTTTTCAGGAGCATCCAAGGATCTTCTTCATGGGAATCTGGAGTAGTTGTTGCAAACAGCTCGTTCAATGTTAATGCTCCTCAGGCCAGCCAGATCGACTGCGAGCCAACCTTACAGATAGG GTACCACCAGTTTGTTCCTCAAGATCAGAATGCCAGCATTGCCAGGAGTGTTGCTCCTGAAAATAACTTTGTTCAAGGCTGGGTCCTGTAA